The following DNA comes from Malania oleifera isolate guangnan ecotype guangnan chromosome 12, ASM2987363v1, whole genome shotgun sequence.
atatcccctcgtccagttactccttacataggctagagcccgcctctctgaGCAATATCCCTTttcctagccaacgatccaaacaacccttagaatcatcaatctacaagatacaaatcaaatagatgcatacaaagaacttgctcctcaaagagatggttagtacaccaattacagcacagctaatatacttcaaagtaaacaacaatatggaatataacttgaagctcaaaggAGTATACcaccgattaattcttttaatgattgaaggatttagaatttgtagcacaattccggtggaagaagatcagcaacaaCTCAGTtaaattcgtgcacaatatgtgagcttgagagcaagaaagagccttgagaatttgagagcaatttgagagagactttgaattttttcagaatttgaattcttggtgtatgatTCAATGATGTTTaaagcttatttatagactttaaaaggtgtataacttgatccccaagtgagtTGAAGTATCtcccaagtttccataagttttgagcctCAAGTAgcctcttttaaaaatttgaccattatgaaaAAATTCATAACAGCTGCGTGActgatgactgtccattttgggcagtcgtctgtccaatTAAAACAAAGGTTCAGAAAGGTGGCAATCATCTAAccaaacccacacagatgcctcaaagtgcactggcagtcgactGTCCAATTCTTGACAATCGCCTGTCAAGCTGTCAACTTCAAGCACCCTTCagtcttttggtcataacttttatgtataactcaaaatttgacgttcttggtttcaaatgaaatctaagagaaaatctcaaaactttcatgttgaacacattttaaaataaatattgttGGATGAAGAAAAATgaacatcaatgcagatgtagaaaaattgacaacatttgagaaatcctctttttggtgcttttcattccaaaactggttctaacctttttaaaacaatttttgaccttataaaactatttttcaagtatgttcaaaggtatctaagtccaagacattaacctaagagtttcatgcatccatattgaaattctttgaagtacttgcatgaaatttcctagactctttcaaattttcaatccttgaattctttgaggtctttatgcttgcttcatctttctttgagctttccatgtttaTCACTTTGGATTTCATTCTTTGAAGTTGTTTCTTTCATaccaatgctctcatgatcttcagactttaaactttaaatccatgcttcaagcttgatataatcattcttacctgaggtacaagctctcatgaactctttaaccttgcattcttcatttagtcctgaaaatacatcacttaacatagcatgttaagatccacttatttgttagcatcaaaataagatgttaagtcttATAAGGCCGACTGTTTTGTTGGCCATCGGTTAAGTTAAgttttcggaccacacaaccctgcCATAGGGGTAAACTAACCCACAGTTTACAAGCCTAAGGGATGTTTGATAGAACAAGTATCAGAGTTTACAGCTAACAGTTACAGTTTTACAAATGCAATTTTGAAACTACAATATGATATGTTAACTGTTATAGAATTATGGTATAGTAAAGCTCATCATAGCTACACACTAATATAATCTTTCTTActtattgagcattgtctcaCCTAATTATTCTCCTACCTTACAGATAGCTTTGAGGAGCATTTTTAGAATTGGGCATAGCAAGCACAGGgcgggatgagagagagagagagagagagagagagagagagagagagagagagagagagagagagagagagaaatttagaaTAAATGCTAGTATAGTGCCAGCTAGAAACACTTTTATGTTGTAGAGtttttaagaatgttaattttgatattggagatactCCTGTGATGCGgttatttagtactctggtataaaaGTTTATGAAGTTTTAATTATTTCCGTTGTTTCTATCTCTTACATCACCTGTGCAATTATTATAGAAAGTCGCATCTTAGACCCTACACGAAGATCATTTCGAGATAAGCCtcatatttttctgaatattGGTTTATTAAATACGGTCAAATTTAGGATTAGACCCTTGAGGGGGttcaaagaaaaattataatTCATTTATATAAATCATGGATTTGTGGTTATCTTGTGATAGGTTAAGGATTTACTAGAAAGTTTTCAATTCGAGAGGAGATCAAGGTAAGTGAATTTGATTATGTcagtttttttataaaatatacccaagtttatttttaaagaaaatattttaattctctTGGGTAATTTATAGCATTATGATATTCTATTGAAAATAAATGTTTTCAGCAcgaaaaccgtgtggcatgagcttatttttaAAGTGTTTCACATGTTTTATGAAACAATGAGCAATGATGATATTTTTATGATACTACTTTTATTGTatgaattatatattagtatGTTTTAAAAACTCTTATGGCTTAGAGATTATAGTGTTACAGGTGCTCATTACCGTGGCTTACAGTTTACAATTACAGCGATCAGAGTGCACACACACTATTCTATAGagtgattttcaaaataatgaattCTCCCCAAGTGCACACCTGCTTCCGTACCAGAACTTAATAGGAAAAATGTCACTTACAattatagtttgacttagtttGTTGGCTGCtggttaagtccagtcttcggaccacacaactgtcatgggggtaaacataacCCACAATTTACAGGCCTAAACGatattttacaaaataagtatcaaagaaagtatatatatatatatatatatataagtattacaGTTACAGTACACTGTTTCAAAAAGTAGTTATAGTTTATAGCTAACAGTTACAATTTTACAAACTTTTGAAATTACAATATTATATGTCAACTGTTACAGAATTATGGTACAGTAAAGTTCATCATAGCTACACACTAATATAATCTTTCTTACTTACTAAGCATCATCTCACCCCAATTATTTTTCTACCTTAAGAACAACTTTGAGGAGCATTTTGAGAATCAGACATAACAAGCATGTGGGTGAGATTAGAGAGAGAGCAGTTTAGAATAAATGCTAGTATAGTACTAGTTGGAAACACTTTTATGTTTtggatttttaataattttaattttgatgttTGAGATATTCCTATAATGCTGTTATTTAGCACCCTGGTATAAAAGTTTATGAGATTTTATTTATTCCCACTGTTTCTATTTCTTACGTCACCTGTGCAATTATTATAGAAAGTCGCACCTTAGATCCTacaggtttggggcgtgacactaATGCTATTGAAATCTCCCTTGATTGGTTTTGTAACTCCTCGCGCTATGGATCGTATTATGGATCATACTCCTACCAACAATATAAAAGTGCAATCTAGTCATGGCAATTCTTTCAATCtcaaagtaaagaagaaagaaaagggaaaaaagaaaaacatgtcCTAGATTCAAACTAATTAGCCTAAGAGAGCTACTCATAATCCtttgaaataataaatatatccagtTAAAATGTGAGGGTTTTGTATGACCATTTTAAGTAGAAGGGCATGGCTAAGTTTATTTCTCAAAATTCACTGTGCATGATTCGTCTTTGTGAAACAAAAGTGAAAGTGGCAATTTTTTCGTATGCTTCTTCAAATGTAGTCCTATGGCTATGTTGGGAGTATTCGAGTGGGGATATAGCCCCCATATTATTGATGTTTAGGAACTTTTTTCCTTTCTTCAAGTTATCTCCTATTTTTGTTTTATTGATAGTCATTTCTCACCAAACAAATCCTAAGCCATATGAAGATACCAAAAAtcaaggaaaaataaagaaagaggaaaagttTCACTAGATAGTCGATTGACCTCTTTCCCTCCACCTCTGCTGCTTAGTAAGCAGTCAATTAGTCCCAGCAAAATTAGAATTTTTGTGTTGTTCTCTTATGATTGGCTAGGGAATTTAGGCATGACATATGTCCCAATGATGACACATGTCAAGTAATGACATTGTCGGTAGTTGTTGATCGGtacttattttcaatttcaattttcaaaaatttaaaattcaaaagatATTTTCCTTCTCTTCCATTGGAAGTCTATAAAAGGACCTCTAGGACAGAGAAATGGGCACGTCCAAGTGGGGGCAAGAAGATGATTTCCAAGGGTTTTCGTAGGGTCAAAGAGGGATTTTTgttaaaaggaaaaaaggaaataaaatcaCATATCTCTTCCTTTGTTTTAGTTAGTCACACAATGAATTAAAGTGAGGGTATCCTTTACTTGATCTACAGAGTATTATTCTTCAATAAGGTTAGTGTCTAATTCTCTACTATATTCATTTCCGCTTGTTTTATAAGTTTTTGTATGTGAAGCATTTCGATGTTTCTTTGGATGTTCATATTCAATAATTCATAATTTCTCCATTAATTCATGTCAATAATGCATATTAGAAGTGGTAggatatgtttttattttaattgcatagaaaaaagtatgttcaaaggtttttattttttttattttttattttttaaagcatGCATTATCAAAGTTTGCCAACAAACGGTTGACCACTTCACCTAGACAGTCGATTGCTCCCTGCCTTCTTGAAAAAGTAGTCGTTGGCTATTAGGCAGTCAAGATCGTGAAATCTTAAGAGtgcaacttttttattttttattaaattttttctaaGATTTCAAGTATTAAAAATCAAATCTTCATCAAGAAATGAATTCATGTGAAGTTTTTATAAAGTTTCCATGTTTTGCTAAAGTTTTCAAATATATTTGGAGTCATATATCCTTTTGTGATGTTTGGATATTCTCCAAATCTTTTCTAAATAATATGTAAAGGCGGGCTTGTGGTTctcccaccaaaaaaaaaatccacgtttttttaagttaggttttataattTTCCTTCCAAAGAAACCAAAGCTTcctttttagaaaatttaacttATGAATCATTCATAATGTGATTGTTGAATGGATTAAAAAGTTTCTTTCCTAAAAGataaaatcaatatttttaaGTTGGATTTTATGATTTTCCTTCCAAAGATATCAAATAACAGAtatggttgttgttgttgttgttgcgtTGAATGGTTTGATTTCTTTTTTGAGGAAATGTACGTAATCTACTTTATAAATTGAGTCAtaccaaacaaaaaaaatataaaagtgttagggatgtggctcatattctaaGTAGAACCCTTGTACCGAGGAAAGTAGTGTGAAGTGAGGAACCAAGAAAGAGATGCAAAATGGTAGCCATGagggcaaaccgtcgatggtttggggtaaccgtcgacggttttcgaAAATGTTGCAGAGGTGTTTCTTCTCGGCTTCAAACCATCGAAGGTTTGGCctaaaccgttgatggtttcactTACAGACGTCATAGATTTTTGAATCCAAGATCAGTAGATTGACTAATCGGAGGGATTTCCTCCGAGGGATTGCTACAAAGTATTTTAGATCAACTATAGGTCTTTTGTACGCATTAGATTAGTATATAATCATTACTATGTAACCCTAGATTGGATTAAGCTTGGTGCAACCTTCATTAATAGTGAAAAATAGTTgctgctctcgtggatgtaggaaAATTGTCAAACCATGTAAATTCTTATGTTTTGATTGTTACTTTCatttattctcattgttgagtggttgttaggttcgtatagttcatcatcgagcGCTTGTTTTCTTGTTCCATTGATTTTTCGTGAGAGTTTGTGTAAGGTCTTCCGCTGCGCACATTCGGCTCTAACAATTGGTTTCTGAGGACTAATTGTTAAAAACAATAATCGGTATCAAACCTGGGTGATTGTTGGTGTTGtgaacaacaagtggtattagagctattggttCTCAATGGCTAGGATTTCTTCTGCGAGGTTTGAGGttggtaagttcgatggaatAAGGAACTTCGGGCTGTGGCAGAGCAAGGTGAAAGACTTGCTAGTGcagtaagggatggtgaagggtTTATATGGAAAATAAGTTGGAAAGCATGGACGACCCAAGTTAGAAGGAGCTACAAGAGAAGCCTATGTCCACTATCATGTTATGTCTGGCCGATGACgcgttgtatcacgtcatggatgaggacttTGCCGGCAGCGGTTTGGCTGAAAATGGAGcaccggtacatgtccaagtcaatgacaaatgaacagtatcttaagtaaaaattatattggcttaagatggccgAGGATTCGAACTTGACTCGgcacattaaaaaatatatattttataattttttattttagaaaaagagTATAAACATTCTAAACAAAATTTGGGGAAGCCATTCTTGAGAAAATCTTTAAAGATTATTCTCAAATttgtgaaaaaaagaaaaaaaaaaaaaaaaaaaaaaaggaacaccATTTCTTAAATCGCCATTTTTagaataatatttttcaagtcaaTCTTGGGAAAGATATTCTTAGGGAAaaccttgaaaaattattttctaatttatgaaaaacaaaatcactttatgaaatcattcttttaGAAGATTATTTTTCAAGCCAATTTTAGGGAAACCATTCTTGGGAAAAAAATCTtggaaaattattttctaatttatgaAAAAACCTACtttttaaaatcatcattttcttttagaaatttatttttcaagcCAATTTTGGAAAATCATTCTTGGAAAAAACACCactttttgaaatcattattttttagaaaaatacttttcaatCCAATTTTGAGAAATTCATTCTTGGAGAAAAACcttgaaaattttatatttatgaaaaacaccaattttctgaatttttgcaataaaaaatatataaacaaaattttcattttttaataaaagCAGTGCACAAACCACACAATCATCTCTCTGAAACACATAAAGATGGATAATTTCACATAAACAAAGACATAATTTACAACAAATCACTTAAAAAGCATAGAAGATTTCAAGTGACCTCTGTTTTAGGTGGTTTGATTGGCCAGCAGTCGACCGCCTGAAGATtctgctttaaaaaaaaataccccAAATTTATTgattgccctcacttatggtagagaaAAACCATGGTTACAAACATGCCACAagagatttacaaataaactagaAAAACTATCCAATGCCACAAACCCAACACAAGCCTAATGAAACTCGTACCAATAACCAACTAAATCAAACTAAACAAGACCATatgaatcaaaacaaaacaaatacaaacaaaaacaaaGTATCTACAAACTGATGTCAATTACCTGTAAAACAAAAACCTAAGGAAAACATAGGAGAACCAAATGATGACATTTAAAAACGATGGtttggaatactcatcttatccatacgaattaaacctctcattttactcgacggcacatcacctacaaaatatctcctcgtATTGCCTCCCTCACCTTGACGAGCCAAGTAATCCACCACCTAATTACTttctctaaattggtgctttatagaGAAGTGAAGGCCTTGTAGCTCCTCCTCTAATAATTCCCAAAAGTTCCATAAGTACCACGAAGAGCAAATTCCAAATGTGAGTCAACCCACCACCAATTCCGAGtcgctttcaatacaaatattctaaTATCCCAACTCTTTATAGAGTCGAACACCACTAGTAAAAGCCTGCAATTCCGCTCCATTATTAGTACTtgactcaaatttttcaaagaaagcgGCCTTAATATTACCTAATGAGTCGTTGATGATATCACCACCACCAAAAGAACCTGGATTTTCTCTACAAGAGCCGTCAATATTTAGCTTCAAACAACCTATAGGAGGCTTTTTCCATACTACCTTTCGAGGAGTTCTAACCTTCGGAGTTATCATTTTCACTTGGaactcttccaataaattcttatcaaTTGAAGGCATAGAACCCTTCACGCCTTCTGCAATTTTAGCGAGCCAATACCTCACTGATAACCAGACTGCATTCCCCGACTCATACCTATCTTCCATGCGGGCTTTGCAACGTCTGAGCCAAAGTATCcaagaaattatagtaggtaacAAACCGATGATCGTACCTTTTTGGATTGATTTTTTGGCACATCtgaaccatctactaattttTACCCTCCAAGGTTCATCATCAAAGTTTAGAATTCTCAAGACAGACGCTGCTCTCTTCCAAACCATACTTGCGATGGAACCCGTACTCAGAATATGATTGAGAGATTCCTCCTTTTTTTTCTATGCAGCAGTTGCAACAAGAGACCACATCAACTCTTAGTTTTCTCACTCTCTCATCTACAGGAAGACATTGGAACATAACTTTCCACATACACATCAATACTTTCTTAGGTAGAAGTTTATGTCAAACTCACTTCATCCATGGGTACTGCTCTCCTTTAATTCTTATCACCTCTCAAGTCGAGGCAGTTGAAAATTTTTCATCTATGAAAGGCTTCTAAATAAATACATAAGGCCCCGATTCTGCTTAAATCGGTTGACCATCCATGCATGAACAATGGATTGTCTGTAAAGATGAAATTTTACAATCCATATGTATTGATCTACATCCCTACATGTATATAGAATCTCTATTGACTTTCTAGATGACATGCATTGCAAAATTTTAGGCATGCAAACATAAACAAACTCACAAGAATAAGCATATTATTACACTTACAAAACATGCTTTCACGAtgaaattaaaatacatacaagcactaatcaatgcttactctcacatacacattcatgcacacactaatatatatatatataactcttcCTCACTCTAACCAAATATATGCATCTCCTCGAgaatatttatgtatttttcacgaAATAACTTCAaagaaaaatatgtataaaaaaaatgaaaaagttaATATAAATAACTGTAGTATTCAGTGAGGATGAGAGAATAAAATGATTTGTAAGAAAGGATAAGAATACGAGTAAGGATGAGGGAAatggtttagttttttttattttagtttttttttttttattagacctatttagatttgtttcttatttaactttggttagatttgtagtcctattttgATTGGTTGTTGGTATTATTTTTGGGAAGCCTTTTATGTCTTTTTTATCTATAATCTCTCAATAATtgtcatgtaaccacggtattcctccattaaaagtgagggtatatcaataaataattggaagtGCCGCCCTCAttcagcaaaagaaaaaaaaaaaagatgagggAAACAAAATGAAGATATGAGATAATACTTCATAAAAACCAAGCGTCACAAAGTTTGGCCTTTCCCACTATGTGTGCAACCTTTAGTCCCccaaagtgtgtgtgtgtgtgtgtgtatgagagagagagagagagagagagagagagagagagagagagagagagagagacttctttgaattttcttaaaaaaagaaaaaaaaaagtggccaAATCCTTGTGCGAGACAATGTAGTTAAAGGTGTCTTGACCATTTGAAAAACGTATAAACAATTTGGGATACACAACAAACCCACAAATATCGAAAAATGCATGAAAAACACCTTGACTATCACACCCTATTAGTTGACCATGCTCAAGGAGCCGATCAACCGCTCTAAAGGTTGAAGATAACGCTTTCATGCATGTTGGCAAAATCCCATGTGGAGAGATTAGTAGACCATCCATTAGTTGTTAGTCGACCAAgtgcaaaattttaaatttttacaaaAAAGGAAACACCAATCAAATAAAGACGTACAACTACTTCAATAAAGTGAGTTAGGTGCTCGAGAAATAGCttctaaaaaaatgaaaacaagtcctgagagagagagacactTCAATACcccaaaaaatttatttcctatttctaatatttttttaaacaaaaaacacATCACCTTAATTTTCAAGTTTCTAAAATTTGTATAGAAAGTGAAAAGAAATCATTTAATCATTTTCCAATTCTAACTTCCTTATATAGAAGtataaaaacttaaaaaataaaataacaattttGTTGCCCTATAAAAAACTGAATGAAAATAAgttttatttttcacaactaaacaagACAGGGAATCCTCTTTAGCCATCTATCATTTATGATGAATTTAAATAGGAAATCCACCTCCAGCCAAACCTTTTAGCACAAGTGGCCAACATCAGACACAAGTTGGTTTCATTGGAAGATTAAACAGGATGTGTATAAGACCACTGAAAGGGTAAAATCCTTCACGAATCCGCATTAGAACTTGTGCTTTGCACCATAGACCTTTATTTTCATTGAAGAAAAATCAATGTGTGCCATTAGAAAAATATACAAGCCAAGCTGAGGTTATGCAAAAATACCAAACTTCAGAACagagaaaaagaaataaattgaCTGTAGCAAATGAGATTACAAGGCTTGCTCAGAGTTCAGACCATGTTAAACAGGGCTTAAATTTTTAATTCGGCCTTCTGAGACATAGGAGTTCCTTTGGACAATCTGGATGCTAGACCACCGATGGAAAAcggaaaaataaaaacatttaaaTTTCTACTGCAATAGTTAGAACCTCTCCTgccaaaatgaatttttttttttttttttaagaaaaaaaatgggaGCAATATACAAAATTTAAACCTGTGCCATATACAATTCTTCAACCTGTGGTATATGTGCAGATGGCACCAACCTGTTTGGAGAATGACTCGAAGGATTATCCAACaagattttgaagaaaaaggaaGCACTCCTGAATGCAGCATCCCAAAATCATGAACTGTGAAGCAAAATCAGCCAAACAGGATGAGGTCTTCGCAAGTTAGAACAAACGTTGGGGAATCCAACCAACAAAACAGGAGCTATCTTTAATTGGAAAGGATGAGGTAGACATCGCTGGCCAATCAAGAAAGAAGACTAGGCCCACTCTCTGCAGCTGTCCGGGCATGTTCATGACCGTGTTGCATAGCCATTTGCACATCGCGTGCAAAATGGGTTCTTGCTTTTGCATAGGGAGCATCTCTTGCTGCACACATGCCAAAAACAGAGGGGGGGTGACCATGAAATGATTTCGATAAACTGCTTTACAAGAAACCAAATGCATGTCAGGTATGATTGTGCATGTGCAGCAAACATGATGCATCTGTTGTGAAATTTAAGAACCATTTATCAATCACAGATATGGCTGGAAGGTTATTTACACCATTATGTGGTCATATAAATGTTGACTAAAAGGGGTTAAGGAATTATGTAATTGACTATATATTTAACAGTCGCTGCTATTAAATGCAATGGCAGCCGTGAGAAAAGAAAATGACCAAATAATGACTGATATGTTGGATATTCCTTCTATGATGCTTGATATATTCATGCCCATGTTCTGACCCATTATTCAAATGTAAGAACTACCAAGAGTTATAACATCGCCACGCATTGCTGACTAGTTTCATCTTAATGAgcaaataaaatatgaatattcTTACCCGCAATCCTCTGTGCTCGGAGAATATTCTGCCGTCTTTTCCACCAACATACTGAACAGATGATAATCAGTAGCAATCCCATGGATGCAGCTAAACCAATGCCTACTTTTGCACCAGCAGAAAGCCGTCCGCATGCAGGAAGCCCAGGTATCCCACAAAGACCTGCATTATCAGTGAAACTGGATATATCCATAGTTAGTATCTGATGGATAACCTGCAACTGGTCCCACTCTTTTCACATTCCAGGATTACTCCTAATCAAAGCAAAGATTTTCTGGGACTAAGAAAGTACTTAAAACTAGCTCTGTGCAAAAGCCTTGCACCGAGGGCACTTGGAACTCTTCCAGACAAGGAGTTGCTGTTCAAATCCCTTCATCAAAACAAATTAGATTGTATCAGAGTCCAATTTTGTATTGTCTCGTGTCATGAGCTAATCATATGCTTTAAAGATCTTACAATCTTCGTAATGAAGTCAACTGTCCAAGACTTTCAGGTATTGATCCATTGAAAGAATTGTAGGAGAAGTCCCTGCATGCAATCATGTGCTTCAGATATTCAGTCAATACAATTGCTACAAATATCAATTGCCCAGTGTCCTCCCAATCCAGGGGAAAAAAAAAGAGCTAAAAGTATGATTGCAGTCCTGGAATAATTGTTCCACACTGATAGTGTTTCAATCATTGAAAACATGCCTATTGGGATAGTGTCGTGACATCTTTTTCTCTAAAACATCATCACTGCCTCACAGCACCGCAATGCTTCCCCCAATATGAGTTCCTTATCAATCAATTGGCAGAGGGGGCCTTTACTTGTCCAAAAGCATGacatctttctttttttttgggtgggaAAGCATCTTTGTGAGAGAGCATGGCAACCATTTAAGATGCAAAAGGTAACACCACATTGAAATTTATTCTCCTGGGATTTACTACAtgaattttatttcttaaaaaaaaacagTACTTGGATGTAGCATGTCACTTTTACTATTAGCTGACAGGTTCACAAAGCCCAGATAACTGACAAAGCTTCAATAGAATTAAACAAAATGCAAGTATCGCCTCATTGACCTAAGATAACTAACAGACATACAATAATATGGagtgcttttttttttaatctgagAAAGTAGAGTCCGACTGCTAATGGAAACAAGGAAAACTATGAGACATTTTGACAAACAGGAGACACATGAGCTAAAGGTAATATTTTATGTCATCtacaataataattttattaactTCATGATATGGGTAGCAAggtcaaaaataatatcacatggGAATCCACAGCACACGGGGCCTTTACTTGTCCAAAAGCATGacatctttcttttttttttttggggtaggAAAGCATCTTTGTGAGAGAGCATGGCAACCATTTAAGATGCAAAAGGTAACACCACATTGAAATTTGTTCTCCTGGGATTTGCTACAtgaattttatttcttaaaaaaaacagTACTTGGATGTAGCATTTCACTTTTACTATCAGCTGACAGGTTCACAAAGCCCAGATAACCGACAAAGCTTCAATAGAATTAAACAAAATGCAAGTATCGCCTCATTGATCCAAGATAACTAACATACATACAATAATATGGTGGAgtgcttctttttttttaatctgaGAAAGTAGAGTCCGACTGCTAATGGAAACAAGGAAAACTATGAGACATTTTGACGAACAGGAGACACATGAAGTGAAGGTA
Coding sequences within:
- the LOC131143945 gene encoding uncharacterized protein LOC131143945 — encoded protein: MEDRYESGNAVWLSVRYWLAKIAEGVKGSMPSIDKNLLEEFQVKMITPKVRTPRKVVWKKPPIGCLKLNIDGSCRENPGSFGGGDIINDSLGNIKAAFFEKFESSTNNGAELQAFTSGVRLYKELGY